The DNA segment GCAATTCGTCGTGTCGGACTGTGGCCAGCCTATTTGCGATCGGTCGCCCCCATCGATCGGCTGCTCGAACAAACGCGCTCGGCCGACTTCCCCACGCGTGAAGCCGCGACGATCGGCCTCGGTCGCGAAGGCTCGAAGGAAGCTCGGGAAGCCCTCGAAGCAATCACCGAAAATGATTCGACGCTCGTGCAAGTCGCTGCTGTGATTGCCTGGGCTCAACTGGACGATCACCTGCATTGGACTCGCCTGGCGGAAGCTCCTTCGTGGCGAGTTCGCCTGGCGGTGGCGGAATTCATTCCGATCGAACCTCGCCATCAGTTCGCTATCGAAAAGCTTAGCGAAGACAACAGCCGCCAGGTTCGCGAAGCGATCGAAGCCCGGGCAGGCATGTTGGTTTCGCGAAAGTCAGACGACGCCGATGCCGAGCCGAAGCCCATCGAACGCGTCGAACTGACTCCCGAAGAAGCGATCACCATCCTCGACTTGATCGACCAGTCCCAACATGCCGCAGATGAGTCGCAGCGCGTGAAGGCCCGGCAAACGTTGCTCTTGGAACCAGCCAAAGTGCTGACCGCCGTCGATCAAGCAGCCGAACAACTGGCCAACTACGAGAACGACTACCTATTCCAGGTCTTGTTGCCCCAGTGCGATCCGTTGTATCGGCGATTGGAAGAAGCGATCTCTGACCGCCCTCAACTGGCTCTCGGTGCCGCGCGACAATTGGCACAGCACGCCACGCAGCATCCGTTGCCGGAACTGGTCGTTTGGCGGATTTACCGGAACATCGACCGCTTCACACCGATGACATGGCCGGTGCTACTGGAAATCGTTCACGAGGATCAGCGTCCCCCTGCCGAAGCAATCGTTCGTCGAGCCTTGGGAACCGATCTCACTCAAGTACGCATCGCGGCCTACGAGCACGTGTCGAGGTATCCTTTGCCGGATGTCGCTTCGCAGCTGTGCGACGGCCTGGAACATGAGATGCCTGCGGTTCGTATCGCGGCGATTGAAGCCTTGCAGCAGCTGCAGCGCGATGGCGATCGTCATCGATTCGCCGAAATGCTGCTCGATAGCGACATTGATGTTCAACTGGCTGCGTGCCGGGCCTTGGATCATTTTCAAGATCCACGCGGATCAAGCCATTTAAACCGCATGACCTATTCGTCGTCGAAGACAGTTCGCTTGCTGGCCGTTCAATCGATCGCGGCCCGAAACAACGATTCGGATATTCCGACCTTGATTCGAGCTCTGGACGACGAAACGGCAATCCGCAGTGCGGCTCTCGACGGACTGTCCAGTCTTGTCCCGAAAGGACAGCACCCAGGACAGATTTCTCCGGCCGATTCGCTGGATGCCCGGTGTGCTGCGTGGAAAAACTGGTTCGACCGTCAGGCCTCGTTCCAGTAAGCCAATTTCTCCGGCGCCAGGGCTTGGCTCCGCCCAACCCTTCCCGCCTCGGCGCGTTATAATTCCTTCGTCCGGGAGCACCCCGCATGTTACGCTCCCCTAATGGTGTTACGTGGTCCAGATGGCATACCCTTGCCGAAGGCCCGGGACGAAACGGACGGAGACATGGCCCCGAATTCCAGCATCAAGCTCAGCTACCCCGAGAAGGACATCGCTCGCCTTACGTTCGACCTGCCTGACAAAGGGGCGAACATCCTCAGCCATCCAGTGATGGAAGAGTTGGCAGGCCATCTCGATGAACTCGCCAAACGTGACGATATCGTTGGCGTGATTCTCGATTCCGCGAAGCCCAGCATCTTCATTGCTGGTGCCGACATTCGCGAGTTCGCCGCCTCGATGGAAGTCGATACCAAGCGAACCTACGAGATGTGCCGCTGGGGGCAAACCCTCTTCGGGCGATTGCATACAAACAAATGGATCACCGTCGCTGCCATCAATGGTACCTGCGTTGGTGGTGGTACCGAACTGGCCCTTGGCTGCGATCGCCGCGTGGTCACGACGCACGACAAGACCGAGATCGGTTTACCGGAAGTGAAGCTCGGTATCTATCCCGGCTGGGGTGGCACCGTGCGACTTTCGCGTTTGGTCGGCCTGGGCAACGCGGTGAAGATGATCACCTCGGGCGAAAGTGTCTCGCCGCAGAAGGCTCTTGAACTTGGCTTCGCCGACGATATGGTTCCGCCAGAACACTTGTTGGCGGCCGCCATCGGCATCATTCGCGAAGAAGAAAAGACCGGTCAGTACAAGCAAGACCGAGCTAAGCGTGTTCAGCCGATCTCGATCAACGAGACCGAATTCGGTTTCATGGGTGCGACCGCATCGGCCTACATTCAGCAGCAAACCAAGGGACAGTATCCTGCCCCCTTGGCCGCTCTGGAAACGTTGCTCGGCGGAGCGATGCTCGATGCCGAGGCTGCCCTAGAGCTTGAAGCCCAGGGGATGGCCAGCCTGTTTGGCACCCCGGTCAATGCGGCACTGATCAACGTCTTCCTGCTGACCGATCGCAATAAGAAAGATAGCGGCGTTGCTGGCGACGGACCGCAGCCTCGCAAGCTGCAATCGGCCAGCGTGATCGGTGCTGGGATCATGGGAAGCGGCATCGCGGCCGCCAACTTGAAGCGTGGCCTGGCGGTCAAACTGAACGACGCCAATGCCGAAGCACTACAGCGTGGTGCCAGTGCGATTTTGGACGAAGTGTCGTTCGACAAAGCGACCCGCAGTAAGAGTGTCGAGCGAGCCATCGAGTACGCCGGTCGACTTCGTAGCACGACCAACAGTTCCGAACTCCTCGACAGCGATATCATCATTGAAGCGGTCGTCGAGAACCTCGAACTGAAACGCAAGATCTTCGCCGGTCTCGAAGAAAACCTCCCTGAGACCACGATCCTGGCAAGCAACACGTCGACCTTGCCGATCACCAAGCTCGCCGGAAATCTGAAGCATCCGGAACGGTTCGTCGGGATCCACTTCTTCAACCCAGTTCGCAAAATGAAGTTGGTGGAAGTGATCCGAGGCGAGAAGACCTCGGACGAAACGGCCGCGACCGCCGTGGCTTATGCCAAAGGTCTCGGCAAGTTTCCGATCGTCGTCAACGATGGCCCTGGTTTCCTGGTGAATCGACTGCTGTTCCCTTACATGAACGAAGCGACGCAGCTTCTTCAGGACGGGGTCGATATGAAACGGATTGACAAAGTCGCGGTCAAGTTCGGCATGCCGATGGGTCCAATCGCCTTGTACGACATGGTCGGCATCGACACCTCGTTCTATGCCGGACGAACCATGTACGACGCTTTCCCGGATCGCACGCTCGTTTCCCCGATCTTGCCCGCGTTGATCAAGAACGAACGCCTCGGCACGAAGAAGGGGTACGGTTTCTATAACCACGAAAAGAAGAAGGGGCGTCCCGAGCCAGATCCAATGGCATTGGAACTGATTGCCCGTTATGTCGATCCACCGCAGCGAGAAATCACCGATGCCGAGATCGAACATCGTTTGATTTTGCCAATGCTGTTGGAAGCGACACGGGCCCTCGACGAAGGCGTCGTTCGCGATCCGCGCGACGTCGATCTAGGTTTGATCTTTGGGATCGGGTTCCCACCGTTTAAAGGTGGGCTGCTCTTCTGGGCCGATACGGTCGGGGCGAAGACCCTGGTCGAATGGCTCAAGCCGTTGGAAGAAATCGGCAAGCGTTTTGTCCCCACCGAAATGCTGCTCGATATGGCGAAGAACGACAGCAAGTTTTACGACCGAGCGTCGAACTAGTTCACGGATGCATCCCCTCGTGCGTTGCCGGAAGACGCAAGTGTTCTGGCAGTGGCCGAAGTCATAATAGAAAGCAACATCATGAATCAGGCCGTAATCATTGACTGTGTGCGAACACCGATTGGCCGTGCTCATCCCGAGCGAGGTTATTATCGCGACGTGCGAAGCGACGACCTGGCGGTTCATTGTGTCGAAGCCCTGCTGAAGCGAACCGGCATCGACCCCAACGAGGTCGAAGACGTTCTCTTTGGCAATACGCAGCAAACGCTTGAACAAGGTTTGAACGTCGCTCGCATCATTGCTCTAACGGCCGGGCTTCCCGTGACTGCCGCCGGTGCGACCATCAATCGGCTTTGCGGCAGCAGCCTGCAAGCCTTGAATCAGGCCGCCCACAGCATTTTGGCGGGCGCTGAAGATGTTCAGATCGTCGGCGGTCTCGAACATATGACCCATGTGCCGATGGATCATGCGTTGGACATCAACCCGAAGCTGTACCATCACACTTCGGAAGCGGCCCTGCACATGGGGATCACCGCGGAGTTCCTGGCACAAACGCAAGGCATTTCGCGAAAAGCTCAGGACGAGTTCGCCCTCGGCAGCCATCAAAAAGCAGCGGCCGCAATCGAAAGTGGCAAGTTCCAGAACGAAGTCGTGCCGACCCATGGCCGCACGGAAGAAGGTGCCCGGCAACTGTGGACCGTCGATCAATGCGTACGACCCGATACCAGCCTGGAAGCCTTGTCCGCGCTGCGTCCCGTTTTTATGCCCGATGGTGGCACGGTGACCGCCGGGAATGCTTCGCCGATCAACGACGGGGCCTCGGCTATGTTGATGATGTCGGATGCCTCGGCCAAGCGACTGGGGCTGAAGCCAATGGCCCGCGTCGTGGCGACCGCCGTGGCTGGCGTCGAACCTTCCGTCATGGGCACCGGTCCGATTCCGGCAACCCAAAAAGCACTGAAGCGTGCCGGTCTAACGCTCGACCAAATCGACCTTGTCGAACTGAACGAAGCGTTTGCCTCGCAGTCGTTGGCATGCATTCGTGGGCTCGGTTTGGATGAATCGAAGGTGAACGTGCATGGCGGTGCGATCGCGATCGGTCATCCTCTGGGTTGTTCCGGAGCACGTATCAGCACCACGCTGCTGCATGCCATGCAAGATCGCGGAGCGAAGTACGGCCTGGCGACCATGTGCATCGGTGTCGGTCAGGGCATAGCCACCATCTTCGAGCGTCTCGACTAACCAGCCCGGAGATCTCGGATGGATACGAGGGAAGAGCTTGCCGAGAACAGCTCGATCGCTGCGATGTTTCTGCATCGGGTTCGGGCAGGGCGCCATCGGCCTGCCCTCTGGTATCGGGAATCGGCAGACGCTCCGTTTCAGTCGGCGACCTGGGAAGATCTGCTGCACGATGTCTACGCGATCGTGCGCAGCTCGGAAGAAGCCGGACTCTACGTAGCTGGTGATCGAGCCGTACAAATCCGCGATAACAGTCGCGAGTGGATCACTTTCGACCTGGCGATGATGATGCTAGGCGTCTGGCATGTGGCCCTCAACACGCACCTGGCGCTCGATCAAATGGTTTCCGCCATTCAGCATTGCGAGCCGAAGTCGATCGTCGTCGCCACACCGCAGCTCCGTGACCGACTGGCGGCTATCTGCGGTGAGATACCGATTACACTTTCGTCTCTCTCAAACGATGACGCGTCCCAGGTAAGCACCGACGAAGTACTGCAGCATCTGGAAGAGCGTGTGGCGGGCATCGATCCGAACTCGACCTGCACGTTGGTTTATACCTCTGGGACGACCGGCCAGCCGAAAGGGGTGATGCTCAGCCATCGCAATCTGGCCTTCGACGCCCAAGCAACAGTGCATGCCTACGACGAGAAGCCGGTCGACAAACGGCTCAGCTTTTTGCCTTTCAGCCACTTGTATGCCCGGACATGCGACGTCTATACCTGGATCGCTCGCGGATCGCAGTTGGTGCTGGCCTTCTCGCGAGAAACGATCTTGGGCGACTGTCAGGCCACCACGCCCACGCTGATCAACGGCGTGCCGTACTTCTATCAGAAGGTGGTGGAAGGCTTGAAACTGAGTGGCAAGCTCGACGAACGCGGTTCGTTGAAGAAAGCGTTTGGTGGCGAGATCCGCATGTGTGCCAGTGGCGGTGCTCCGCTGGCGAAGTGGGTGATCGATGCGTTCGAGAAGCAGCAAGTTTCGCTGCTGGAAGGTTACGGCCTGACCGAGTCGTCGCCGGTGATCACCGTTTCGACCGAAGGAGCCCATCGCCCCGGCAGTGTTGGGAAACCGCTGAAAGGCGTCGAAGTTCGCGCGACCGAAGCAGGCGAGATCGAAACCCGCGGGCCACACGTGATGCAGGGCTATTACCAGAACGATGAAGCAACGCGCCAAATCATGGATGGCGAGTGGCTACGGACCGGCGATCTTGGCCTGATCGACGACGAAGGCTTCCTTTGGATTACCGGTCGCCAGAAAGAGATCCTCCTCCTTTCGACCGGCCGCAACGTGAATCCGGAAGCCCTCGAGATCGCCATCGGAAGCGATCCGCTGGTCGCCCAGGTCATGGTCTGCGGCGAAGGTCGTAAGTGCCTGTCCGCCTTGATCGTTCCGAACCCCGATCTGCTACGGCAACGCATCCAAGAGGCTCGGCTATGGGTTTTCTCGAAGCAACAAGCGCTCGAGCATCCCACGGTGCGGCAATGGTTCCGCGACATTCTCGACTGCCAACTGGCCAATCGTTCCGACTACGAACAGGTCGGGCCCTTCACCATTCTGGGACAAGGATTCACACCAGCCAGCGGCGAACTGACCCCGAAGCTCAGCTTGCGGCGGTGCGAAATCCTAAAGAACTACGATGCCATAATCCAGCAAATGTACGAGCCCGCTCAGGTGTCGCGTCCCTGGTGGCGGTCTTGGTTGCCATAATCCTTTGTTAAATTAGGACTTGCGGCAAATACTTTTCGCCCTGTCCGAGCCTCGGGCGAAAATATAGCGTAGAGTTAATTAGCTTGGACGCCTATTTAACGGGGGCATATCCCTCGTTAAGACAACACTCCACTTCTCTTGGCGGGAGCAGCAACGATGAGCAGCGATACAACGAACTCGACCGCACCGGAAACACCGGCGACGGAACAAGAAGAGACTTCCTTTGCCGAAACCGCTTTGAAGCTGGGTGGTAAGAGCGCGGACGAAGCCCGCCGAACCGGCGCGATCGACTCGGCCGACGACCAGGTCGAAAAGCTCTTCCAGCCGCAATATCAAACCGCCAACAGCCCGGCCCATCGCGCCGTGTGGGATCGTGGAATCTCGGTCGAACTGTTCGAGTCGAACCCACTCGAAACGGCTCCCGAGATCCGCAAAGTGATGGACGACAGCCTTGAGGTGGTGCGAGGTTTTCGCAACAGCAAGACCATCACCGACGAAAAAGGGAAGATCCGCGACGAAGTCCTGAAAGCCCTTGGTGAAGCGGGCTACTGGGGTCTGCTGGTCGATAAGAATTACGGCGGTAGCGGCACGCCTTTTCGCTCGTTCGCGCCCTTTCTGACGCAGATGGCAATGATCGATCCGACCCTCGCCGGTCTGGCTTCGGTGCATGGCTGTATCGGTGCGGTCGATCCGGTGAGCACCTTCGGCAACGAAGAACAGAAGCAGCGTTACTTGCCGAAGTTGGCCAGTGGCGAACGTCTTTCAGCGTTCGCATTGACCGAGCCTTGTGCAGGTTCGGACCTGACGGCATTGAAGACGACGGCTCGATTGGATGGCGATTCGTACGTGCTCAACGGCGAGAAACTGTTCATCACCAACGTCGTCCCAGGCCGAACGATTGGCGTGGTCTGCTTGATCGACGATGTTCCCGCGGTGCTGGTGGTCGATCTACCAAACGAAGAGAACGACCAGTTCCAACTGCGAAAGTATGGTTTGTGGGCGCTTAAGCACACGTACAACCAGGGCATCATCTTCAACAACTTCCGCGTTCCGAAAGAGAACCTATTGGTTCCTGGCAAAGGAAACGGACTGACGATTGCCTACCATGGATTGAACCTGGGGCGTATCAGCCTGTGCGCGAATGCGGCCGGGACGATGCGACTGATGATGGCCAGCATGATCCCTTGGGTTCACTTCCGCGAAACGTACGGCGAACCGATCGCCAAGCGCGAACTGGTTCAGCGTCGCCTCGGCAAACTAGCCGGGATGATCGTTGCCTCCGACGCGCTTGTGGCGTGGTGTTCGACGCTGATCGACGAAGGTTACCGCGGCGAGATGGAGTGCATCATCGCCAAAATCTTCGGTAGCGAGTCGCAGAAGGAAGCCGCGATCGAGTTGTTCATGAAGACTCATGGCGGACGTTCGTTCCTGCATGGTCACATGTTCGGCGACAACGTCCACGAGTACCTGGCCCCATGCATTTATGAAGGGGAAGGAGAGATGCTCGGGATGGCGTTCTTCAAGTCACTCGTGAAAAAGCACGGCACCCAGTTCTTTGAACCCATCGGCAAGGCATTGCATGCCGCTGGAATCAAGAAGCCAAACCCACTGAACCCGGCTCATGCCTGGGCGCTGAAGGGAGTGATTGCTCCGTACGCGTCGTGGATGATGAAGGAGTACATGGGGGGCAAGCCGAAGCCGAAGTTTCCGCAGATGCCTGATAACTTGCGGGCTCACGCTCAGTTCGCGGCCGATCATCTGCAGGATATGCCGCTGCAAATCTCGGGCACGATGCGAAAGCATCAACTGAAGCTGGCAGATCGTCAGTGCCGCATGTCGTATCTGTCGCAGAACGTGCAGAACCTGATGACGATGTTGGCAACCGCCCTTTACGCCGCCAAGCAAGAGAACGAAACCGTTCGGGCCGCGGCCGATATTGCTTGCCGCGATTTGAAGCGGAAGGTTCTGCTGACGGCACCCAGTGATCGATACTTCCGTCGCGTTTCGGAAGTCGGGGGCATGGTCGCGGAAGGAAACTTCCCGGGCGTCGACGTGCCCCCAGACGAAATCATGATGCGGTATGATAAGTAACCTCTGGTTACCTGTCGCCAAGTAAGGACCGCATCGTTGATCAAGTTCAGTGTCATTCTTCCCGCCGCCGGCCGCAGCACGCGTTTTGGCGGCGGCGAGCTTAAGAAGGTCTACGTTCCCCTACTCGGTCAGCCGGTTTGGCTTCACAGTGCCCGGCTATTCGCGGCTAGGCCAGACGTCAGCGACGTAGTGGTTGTGATCTCGGCTGACGACGAAGCGTACTTCCGCGAGAACTTCGCCGAAGTCTGCCACGAGATAGGCATTCAAATCGTGCTCGGCGGCGAAACGCGTACCGACTCGATCGCCAATGGTATCGACGCTCTCGACAGTTCGAGCCATTTTATAGCGATCCACGATGCCGCTCGGCCAGGGATCGACAATGTGATGGTCGATGCGGTCTTCAATGCGGCGGCCGCCAGCGGAGCCGCGATTCTGGCCTTGCCAGTTCCAGGCACGCTGAAACGGGTTTCTGCCGAAGGGACCATCTCGGAAACGGTCCCTCGTGATGGAATCTGGGAAGCACAAACCCCCCAGGTATTTCGCCGCCCGGTGATTCTCGAGGCATACGAGAAGTTCCGCAACAAACCTGCCACCGACGACGCCAGCCTGGTCGAACGCCTCGGTCACCCGGTCACGGTTGTGAAGGGTTCGTTAAACAACCTGAAAATTACCACCCAAGACGACCTGGTGGTTGCCCAAAGGTTGCTTTCCGAAAGAAGTTGAACCGTCGCCGCCGATTCAGTGTCGTCCCGTAGTGAAACGAGGCATTTTTTCATAAAATGCCCCTTTCCCAACGATAGCGATAACCCTCTTACGGCGGCGATTTTCGGCAAATGAAAGACATTTACGCAGAACTCTCGTGGCGTGGCCTGATCAATCAAACCACCGGTGACGACTCGTTCGCTACCTGGCTCAACGAGCAGTCTCGAACCGTCTATGCCGGTTTCGATCCCACCGCCGATTCGCTGCACGTCGGGCATATGCTCCCGCTGATGCTGCTGCGACGGTTTCAAGCCGCTGGCCATAAACCCATTGCCCTGGTCGGTGGTGCGACCGGCATGATTGGCGACCCCAGCGGTAAGAGTGCTGAGCGCAATCTGCTGTCGGTCGACCAACTGCGAGCCAACGTCGACGCCATCAAAACGCAGATGCACCAGTTTCTCGATTTCGACGAAGCAGGAAGCGGCGCGGTGCTGGTGAACAACTTCGACTGGATGCAAAGCTTCAGCTACCTCGACTTCCTTCGCGATATCGGGAAGAACTTCCCCGTGAACGTGATGATGGCGAAGGACTCGGTGAAAGGGCGTCTGGAACGTGACGACGCCGGGCTCAGTTACACCGAATTCAGCTACATGCTGCTCCAGGCCTACGACTTCGTCCACTTGTACGACAAGCTAGGCTGCACGCTGCAGATTGGTGGCAGCGACCAATGGGGTAACATCACCGCCGGGATCGACCTGGGACGACGCATGCGTTCCGCTCAGTTGTTCGGCATGACCTGCCCGCTGCTGACCAAGAGCGACGGCACCAAGATGGGCAAGACCGAGTCAGGCGCCATCTGGCTTTCGGCCGAGCGGACCAGTCCATATGCCTTCTACCAATATTGGATCAACGTCGCCGACGAAGACGCTGGGAAGTGCCTCCGCTTCCTCACGGAACTGGAACGCGAAGAGATCGAAGCCCTCGACAAGGCTCGCGTTGACGAACCTCACAAACGCGAAAGCCAGAAGCGTCTGGCCGAGGCACTGACTGAGTTGGTCCACGGCAAGGCAGGCGTCGAAAGTGCCCAGCGGGCGACCGAGATCTTTTTCGGAGGAGAAATCGACAATCTCAGCGACAAGCAGTTGATCGAAATCTTCGCCGATGTGCCGAGCCAGCAACTTGGACGCGATCGCCTGGCAGCGGATGGTGGATTGAACATTGTTGATGCATTGGTCGAATCAGGTCTTTGCAAAAGCAAGGGAGATGCCCGCCGAACCGTTTCGCAGGGCGGGG comes from the Bremerella sp. JC817 genome and includes:
- a CDS encoding HEAT repeat domain-containing protein, with translation MIQNYVRANSIPASLLALAAAVTLLCGSGCRSVVSDDRALETLASEPSPEQPKSLPAKLTSTPMDQAAKPDVAVTEAEAILAANVIQSKKNDFRPRKISSRGWYHEAGTPLYRAIPTGTHLWRHQSLERLLDQPESPRETLLAGTRSTDPEVQSTAMIGLARLGESVDPAALGKLVEDETTTSATKAALLEAIVLQPTQIARPVVSGLFERREALLSSVQIEGEDAVTLLEQQLWIALAAVSQKIEDDPRFIVAFAQHKPEIQETILDLLLVAHCRKVPEPIAQRFGTMSTQAIRRVGLWPAYLRSVAPIDRLLEQTRSADFPTREAATIGLGREGSKEAREALEAITENDSTLVQVAAVIAWAQLDDHLHWTRLAEAPSWRVRLAVAEFIPIEPRHQFAIEKLSEDNSRQVREAIEARAGMLVSRKSDDADAEPKPIERVELTPEEAITILDLIDQSQHAADESQRVKARQTLLLEPAKVLTAVDQAAEQLANYENDYLFQVLLPQCDPLYRRLEEAISDRPQLALGAARQLAQHATQHPLPELVVWRIYRNIDRFTPMTWPVLLEIVHEDQRPPAEAIVRRALGTDLTQVRIAAYEHVSRYPLPDVASQLCDGLEHEMPAVRIAAIEALQQLQRDGDRHRFAEMLLDSDIDVQLAACRALDHFQDPRGSSHLNRMTYSSSKTVRLLAVQSIAARNNDSDIPTLIRALDDETAIRSAALDGLSSLVPKGQHPGQISPADSLDARCAAWKNWFDRQASFQ
- a CDS encoding 3-hydroxyacyl-CoA dehydrogenase NAD-binding domain-containing protein translates to MAPNSSIKLSYPEKDIARLTFDLPDKGANILSHPVMEELAGHLDELAKRDDIVGVILDSAKPSIFIAGADIREFAASMEVDTKRTYEMCRWGQTLFGRLHTNKWITVAAINGTCVGGGTELALGCDRRVVTTHDKTEIGLPEVKLGIYPGWGGTVRLSRLVGLGNAVKMITSGESVSPQKALELGFADDMVPPEHLLAAAIGIIREEEKTGQYKQDRAKRVQPISINETEFGFMGATASAYIQQQTKGQYPAPLAALETLLGGAMLDAEAALELEAQGMASLFGTPVNAALINVFLLTDRNKKDSGVAGDGPQPRKLQSASVIGAGIMGSGIAAANLKRGLAVKLNDANAEALQRGASAILDEVSFDKATRSKSVERAIEYAGRLRSTTNSSELLDSDIIIEAVVENLELKRKIFAGLEENLPETTILASNTSTLPITKLAGNLKHPERFVGIHFFNPVRKMKLVEVIRGEKTSDETAATAVAYAKGLGKFPIVVNDGPGFLVNRLLFPYMNEATQLLQDGVDMKRIDKVAVKFGMPMGPIALYDMVGIDTSFYAGRTMYDAFPDRTLVSPILPALIKNERLGTKKGYGFYNHEKKKGRPEPDPMALELIARYVDPPQREITDAEIEHRLILPMLLEATRALDEGVVRDPRDVDLGLIFGIGFPPFKGGLLFWADTVGAKTLVEWLKPLEEIGKRFVPTEMLLDMAKNDSKFYDRASN
- the fadA gene encoding acetyl-CoA C-acyltransferase FadA, translating into MNQAVIIDCVRTPIGRAHPERGYYRDVRSDDLAVHCVEALLKRTGIDPNEVEDVLFGNTQQTLEQGLNVARIIALTAGLPVTAAGATINRLCGSSLQALNQAAHSILAGAEDVQIVGGLEHMTHVPMDHALDINPKLYHHTSEAALHMGITAEFLAQTQGISRKAQDEFALGSHQKAAAAIESGKFQNEVVPTHGRTEEGARQLWTVDQCVRPDTSLEALSALRPVFMPDGGTVTAGNASPINDGASAMLMMSDASAKRLGLKPMARVVATAVAGVEPSVMGTGPIPATQKALKRAGLTLDQIDLVELNEAFASQSLACIRGLGLDESKVNVHGGAIAIGHPLGCSGARISTTLLHAMQDRGAKYGLATMCIGVGQGIATIFERLD
- a CDS encoding AMP-dependent synthetase/ligase, whose protein sequence is MDTREELAENSSIAAMFLHRVRAGRHRPALWYRESADAPFQSATWEDLLHDVYAIVRSSEEAGLYVAGDRAVQIRDNSREWITFDLAMMMLGVWHVALNTHLALDQMVSAIQHCEPKSIVVATPQLRDRLAAICGEIPITLSSLSNDDASQVSTDEVLQHLEERVAGIDPNSTCTLVYTSGTTGQPKGVMLSHRNLAFDAQATVHAYDEKPVDKRLSFLPFSHLYARTCDVYTWIARGSQLVLAFSRETILGDCQATTPTLINGVPYFYQKVVEGLKLSGKLDERGSLKKAFGGEIRMCASGGAPLAKWVIDAFEKQQVSLLEGYGLTESSPVITVSTEGAHRPGSVGKPLKGVEVRATEAGEIETRGPHVMQGYYQNDEATRQIMDGEWLRTGDLGLIDDEGFLWITGRQKEILLLSTGRNVNPEALEIAIGSDPLVAQVMVCGEGRKCLSALIVPNPDLLRQRIQEARLWVFSKQQALEHPTVRQWFRDILDCQLANRSDYEQVGPFTILGQGFTPASGELTPKLSLRRCEILKNYDAIIQQMYEPAQVSRPWWRSWLP
- a CDS encoding acyl-CoA dehydrogenase family protein, translating into MSSDTTNSTAPETPATEQEETSFAETALKLGGKSADEARRTGAIDSADDQVEKLFQPQYQTANSPAHRAVWDRGISVELFESNPLETAPEIRKVMDDSLEVVRGFRNSKTITDEKGKIRDEVLKALGEAGYWGLLVDKNYGGSGTPFRSFAPFLTQMAMIDPTLAGLASVHGCIGAVDPVSTFGNEEQKQRYLPKLASGERLSAFALTEPCAGSDLTALKTTARLDGDSYVLNGEKLFITNVVPGRTIGVVCLIDDVPAVLVVDLPNEENDQFQLRKYGLWALKHTYNQGIIFNNFRVPKENLLVPGKGNGLTIAYHGLNLGRISLCANAAGTMRLMMASMIPWVHFRETYGEPIAKRELVQRRLGKLAGMIVASDALVAWCSTLIDEGYRGEMECIIAKIFGSESQKEAAIELFMKTHGGRSFLHGHMFGDNVHEYLAPCIYEGEGEMLGMAFFKSLVKKHGTQFFEPIGKALHAAGIKKPNPLNPAHAWALKGVIAPYASWMMKEYMGGKPKPKFPQMPDNLRAHAQFAADHLQDMPLQISGTMRKHQLKLADRQCRMSYLSQNVQNLMTMLATALYAAKQENETVRAAADIACRDLKRKVLLTAPSDRYFRRVSEVGGMVAEGNFPGVDVPPDEIMMRYDK
- the ispD gene encoding 2-C-methyl-D-erythritol 4-phosphate cytidylyltransferase; this encodes MIKFSVILPAAGRSTRFGGGELKKVYVPLLGQPVWLHSARLFAARPDVSDVVVVISADDEAYFRENFAEVCHEIGIQIVLGGETRTDSIANGIDALDSSSHFIAIHDAARPGIDNVMVDAVFNAAAASGAAILALPVPGTLKRVSAEGTISETVPRDGIWEAQTPQVFRRPVILEAYEKFRNKPATDDASLVERLGHPVTVVKGSLNNLKITTQDDLVVAQRLLSERS
- the tyrS gene encoding tyrosine--tRNA ligase is translated as MKDIYAELSWRGLINQTTGDDSFATWLNEQSRTVYAGFDPTADSLHVGHMLPLMLLRRFQAAGHKPIALVGGATGMIGDPSGKSAERNLLSVDQLRANVDAIKTQMHQFLDFDEAGSGAVLVNNFDWMQSFSYLDFLRDIGKNFPVNVMMAKDSVKGRLERDDAGLSYTEFSYMLLQAYDFVHLYDKLGCTLQIGGSDQWGNITAGIDLGRRMRSAQLFGMTCPLLTKSDGTKMGKTESGAIWLSAERTSPYAFYQYWINVADEDAGKCLRFLTELEREEIEALDKARVDEPHKRESQKRLAEALTELVHGKAGVESAQRATEIFFGGEIDNLSDKQLIEIFADVPSQQLGRDRLAADGGLNIVDALVESGLCKSKGDARRTVSQGGAYVNNRRIEETDKMLGTTDLASETVMVLRSGKKKYALLRFAGE